The region AATATCGTCTAAATGCCCGTAACGGTCGATACCGCCTACTCCACCATCTCTGACTGAGCTCGGCACAGGTTCCGACTCAAAAATCATTCTATAGATATTATCGTCTCTATCTTGCAATTCCGATAAAACTTCTTGCATTAAGTCAATTTTATCGTTTAATATTCTGTACCTAAATTTGTAAGCATCAAGTTGTTCTTCAAGTACCTTTTCTTTAGGAGTGCCAATGAAATCGTTGAAAAAAATGACAAAAATAATAGCCAAAAATAAACCTAAGAAAAATGAAAACACCCAAGGTTTTAATTTTCGCCACAAACTTTTTTCCTGATTAAATATTTTTAATGATTCACTGTCGAATCTTAGTTCTCTTCTCGACATTATACTGAAAATAATAATTAGTAAAGATGACTTTTTTTACATGTAAAAAAACTTTTTTCTTACTTCACAAGCAAAAATACTTATTTCTTGTAATTTTGCACAAATTTATCAAAGTTCAGTTAATATTTTTAGTCTTATTTAACATAACAGCAAAACTAACACATACAACAAACTATGACAGGAAAAGAAATTAGAGACACTTTTTTAAACTTCTTTAAAGACAAGCAACACCAAATAGTTCCGTCGGCTCCTATGGTTGTCAAAGACGACCCTACTCTTATGTTTACTAATGCCGGCATGAATCAATTTAAGGATTGGTTTTTGGGTAACAGCAAACCCAAATGGGAAAGAGTTGCCAACACTCAAAAGTGTTTGAGAGTTTCGGGAAAGCACAACGACTTAGAAGAAGTCGGACACGATACATATCATCACACCATGTTTGAAATGCTTGGCAACTGGTCGTTTGGCAATTATTTTAAAAAAGAAGCCATAGCTTGGGCATGGGAATTGCTCACCGAAGTATACAAAATTGATAAAGACCGCTTGTATGTTACGGTTTTTGAAGGTGATAAAAAAGATAACCTTTCGGAAGATAAAGAAGCTATCGAAGAATGGAAAAAACATATACCCGAAGACAGAATTATTTTTGGTAACAAAAAAGATAATTTTTGGGAGATGGGCGAAACGGGTCCTTGTGGTCCTTGTTCCGAAGTCCATATAGATATTAGAAGTGATAAAGAAAGAGCAGAAATTGACGGCAAAACACTTGTAAACACCGATCATTACTTGGTAGTTGAAATTTGGAATCTTGTTTTTATTCAGTACAACCGACTTGCCGACCAATCGCTTGTTACTTTACCCCAAAAACACGTTGATACCGGAATGGGATTTGAACGCCTATGTATGGTGTTGCAAGGTAAACAAAGCAACTACGATACCGATATTTTTATGCCATTGATAAACGAAATTTCAAAAATTTCGGGCTTAGAATACGGCAAAAATACTGATACCGATATTGCTATAAGAGTTATTGCCGACCATATTAGAGCCGTTAGCTTTGCTATAGCAGACGGACAGTTGCCAAGCAACGTTAAAGCCGGATATGTTATCAGACGTATTTTGCGTAGAGCTGTTCGTTATGCGTATTCATACCTTAACGTACACGAACCATTCATGTATAAACTTGTTCCGTGTTTAGAAGCAAATATGGGATACATTTTTCCTGAGCTCACAAAACAAAAAGATATTATTGAAAAGGTTATAATCGAAGAAGAACAATCGTTTTTAAAGACTCTATCAACCGGAATTAATATGTTTAAGCAACATGTTAAAAAAATAGGTTCCGAAGAAGTTATTAGCGGCAGCTTTGCTTTCGAAATGTACGACACTTACGGCTTTCCTATCGACTTAACTCAACTTATGAGTAAAGAAATTAACAAAAGCGTTGATATGGAAGAGTTTCAAAAATTGCTTAACGAGCAAAAGGAACGCTCGCGACAAAGTGCCAACGTAGTTAAAGGCGATTGGGTTGAGTTGATAAAAGACGGCTCATCTGAGTTTGTCGGCTACGACAATACCAAATACAAATCGAAGATTGTAAAATACAGAAAAGCCGAAACAAGCGAAGAAACTTTGTATCACATAATGCTCGACAAAACGCCTTTCTACGCCGAAAGTGGCGGTCAGGTTGGAGATGTTGGCTTTATTAAAAATTCGGAAGAAACAATTCCAATCGTCGATACTAAAAAAGAAAACGACCTTATTATACATATAACAGAACATTTGCCTAAGAACCTAAATTCCGAATTTATCTGTATAGTCGATGTACAAAAACGTAAACATACGGCAAACAACCACACAGCTACGCACTTGTTGCATCACGCTTTGCGACAAATTCTGGGAAATCATGTCGAGCAAAAGGGTTCGTATGTATGCGCCGACTATTTGCGTTTCGACTTTTCGCATTTTCAAAAATTATCGGATGAAGAAATAAAAAAAGTTGAAGTAATGGTAAATAAACTAATACAAGACAACATTACATTAGACGAATTCCGAAATATTGAAATGCAAGAAGCTCAACAAATGGGTGCAGTTGCGTTGTTTGGCGAGAAATACGGCGATACAGTCAGAGTTGTAAAGTTTGGCGATTCGGTTGAATTATGCGGTGGAACTCACGTTAAAGCTACCGGAAACATAGGCTTATTTAAAATTATTTCCGAAAGTGCTATTGCTGCCGGTATCAGACGTATTGAAGCTGTTACTTCCGATAAAGCATGGGAATACATTTACAAACAAAACGAACTTATTGAAAACATAAAATTAACTCTTAAAAATAAAATCAACCCTATTGGTGCAATTGAGCAACTGCAAGCCACCAACGATGAGCAGAAAAAAGAAATAGAAGAATACAGAAAAAAGGAAATTGCTATGACTAAAAATCAATTGATTTCCGAAATAAAATCTGTAAACGAAATTAAATTAATTTCCAAACATTTAGATTTAGACAGCATCACTATTAAAAATATAGCTCAATCGCTCACAGCCGAAACACCCGACCTTATGGTTGTTATTACTTCAAATATCAATCAGAAACCGAATATAGTTGTGGCTTTATCAAGCAGTCTTGTTAAAGAAAAACAACTACATGCAGGCAATATCGTTAAAAAACTTGCAACAATAATTTCGGGTGGCGGTGGCGGACAACCTAATTTTGCTACAGCAGGTGGCAAAAACCCCGACAAAATAAATCAGGTTATTTCTGAAATAAACAACAATATTGAAAATTACCTTGTATAAATAATAAAACAAACAACAATGAAATATTCAGTAATAGAAGTAAATACGCCGCAGACCATTTCGCAATTCCACAAAGTGGTAAGGATAATATATAAAAATGACAAAAACTATATTCAACCTTTAATTGAAACGGTAGAAGGTGTTTTTAGTCCTGAAAAGAACAATTATTTTAGCCACGGAGAAGCAAAAAGATGGATAATAAAAGACCATAACAATAACTTGGCAGGCAGAGTTGCAGCTTTTATCAACAATAACAAAGCTTTTGCTACTGAAACTCCTACCGGCGGAATGGGCTTTTTTGAGTGCATCAACGACCCAAAAGCCGCTTTTTTACTATTCGATACATGTAAAGAATGGTTGTCGTCTAAAGGAATGAAAGCTATGGACGGACCTATTAATTTTGGCGAAAATGACAATTTTTGGGGACTTTTGGTCGAAGGATTTATGCCACAAAGCATTGGTATGAACTATAACCCACCCTATTACAAAAACTTTTTCGAAGATTATGGTTTTACTTTTTATTACGAACAAATAACCAACCATTTAGATCTTACAAAACCTTTTCCCGAACGCTTTTGGAGAATAGCCGAACGTGTCAACAACAACCCAAAATATCGCTTTGAACATTTTACTTTCAAAAATGCCGAAAAATTCGGTAGAGATTTTATGGAAATATACAACGACGCATGGCAATTTCACGAAAATTTTACTCCTATTACAGAAAAACAAGTTGAAAAAATTATCGACGATATAAAAGGTATTGCCGTAGAAGAATTTATTTGGTTTGCATACTGCGGTGAAGAACCCATTGCTTTTGAATTTATGATACCCGATTTGAATCAAGTGCTCAAGTACTTTAAAGGCAAAATTAACCTGTGGGGTAAAATTAAAATCGCTCTTAAAGGAAAGAAAAACCTATTTACTCGTACCAGAATTGTTATTATGGGTGTTAAACCTAAATATCAAAAATCGGGAATAGAATCGGGTTTGTTTTGGAATATGGATAAGGTTATGATACATAAACCTAAATATAAAGAAATTGAAATTTCGTGGGTAGGAGATTTCAATCCTAAAATGAGAGCCATACAAGAAGCTGTTGGATCGACTTTTGCTAAAAAACATATCACATACCGAAACTACTTTGATGACGATGCTGAAATTACCAGATCGACTATAATACCTGTTGATACAAGAAGTTCGACTATAGAAACAACAAATAACTAAATTGAAATTTGAGTGTATTTGAAGCTAATTTTCTGAATTATATTTCGATAGAAAACAATATACAAGTTACGTACAAAATGTTGTAGAGGTAAGGAAGGTCGGTTAACTTTAATTGTTTTTATATTATATAATTACCTCAACAAATTTTCAAAACACTTATTTTATCATAATTTTCGATAGAAATGAAGTAACAGAAATAAGCGAAAAGAAAAAAATTAAAATTTTTATTAATAATTTCGTTTTATATTAAAAAATTATTACTTTTGTTGTCTAATATGTGTAGTAAGTCGAATTTTATTACAAAAAATTAAAAGAAAAAAATAATTAAATTATTAAATAACAAACAATTAACAATTACATTAATCAATTAAATTACACAAAAATGAAAAAAACATTACTTTTCACATTAGCAATGGTTTTTGCTGTAGTAGCATTTTCACAAAAAAATGCAAGATTAGATGCTCAAAAAGTATCTAGGACAGACGCAGCAACATTAATCATGAAATCAGTTGAAAATCAACCTTCAACTCCTATTATTAAGTTAAATCCTAAAAGCTACAGAGCTGGTGGCGAATTAGAAGCAATCTTCATTGGAACGACTCAAAATATTTGGGGACACTTATTAGAAGATCAAAGAAGTATGTACTATGATGTAACTTCAGGTACTATCATGTCAACACGTCGTGGTGACCATGCAACTCCAGGATTTAGTAGTGGCGACAACATTGTGTACGCTTACTCAACCGATGCTGGCGATACTTGGACAGACGTAGAAGCTTACGTTAACGAAGGAAAACCTGCAAGATACCCATCAGGGGTACTTTTCAACCCAAGTGGCTCAACTAATGCCGAAGACGTTTACTCAGTAGTTGCAGGTCCTATGCACAGTGGTGGCAACTGGTCTGACACTTACTTTGCATCAAAAACAATAGGTGGCGAAAACTACAACGTGTTTTCAGATCCTTCCAACGGTCAATTGTTCCGTACATCAATGTTAACAACAACAGACGGAAAAGTTCGTATTGGTAACAACGCAGCAACCTACGTAAGTGGACACATTTATTCATCAATGAAATTAGATTTGTATACCGGAACATGGAACGCTGCAAACAATGCATTTGATTGGAATATGTCCTCAATTGACCCATTGCCATACGTTCATCAAGAATCACCCGGTAGCTATTATGGTTCTTCAGAATTTTGCGCTGCTTTCAGCAAAGATGGACAAATAGGTTACATTGTAACTCTCGGACAAGATGTTAGAGGTGGTGCTGAATGCCCTGCTACTTTCCCTATTGTATGGATGACTGAAGATGCTGGCGCTAGCTGGAACGTTGTAGATTTCTACGATTTAGGTCAATTACCTGCTTTATACCCAATTCTACGCGACTTAGGTAACGAGCCA is a window of Lentimicrobiaceae bacterium DNA encoding:
- the alaS gene encoding alanine--tRNA ligase, producing MTGKEIRDTFLNFFKDKQHQIVPSAPMVVKDDPTLMFTNAGMNQFKDWFLGNSKPKWERVANTQKCLRVSGKHNDLEEVGHDTYHHTMFEMLGNWSFGNYFKKEAIAWAWELLTEVYKIDKDRLYVTVFEGDKKDNLSEDKEAIEEWKKHIPEDRIIFGNKKDNFWEMGETGPCGPCSEVHIDIRSDKERAEIDGKTLVNTDHYLVVEIWNLVFIQYNRLADQSLVTLPQKHVDTGMGFERLCMVLQGKQSNYDTDIFMPLINEISKISGLEYGKNTDTDIAIRVIADHIRAVSFAIADGQLPSNVKAGYVIRRILRRAVRYAYSYLNVHEPFMYKLVPCLEANMGYIFPELTKQKDIIEKVIIEEEQSFLKTLSTGINMFKQHVKKIGSEEVISGSFAFEMYDTYGFPIDLTQLMSKEINKSVDMEEFQKLLNEQKERSRQSANVVKGDWVELIKDGSSEFVGYDNTKYKSKIVKYRKAETSEETLYHIMLDKTPFYAESGGQVGDVGFIKNSEETIPIVDTKKENDLIIHITEHLPKNLNSEFICIVDVQKRKHTANNHTATHLLHHALRQILGNHVEQKGSYVCADYLRFDFSHFQKLSDEEIKKVEVMVNKLIQDNITLDEFRNIEMQEAQQMGAVALFGEKYGDTVRVVKFGDSVELCGGTHVKATGNIGLFKIISESAIAAGIRRIEAVTSDKAWEYIYKQNELIENIKLTLKNKINPIGAIEQLQATNDEQKKEIEEYRKKEIAMTKNQLISEIKSVNEIKLISKHLDLDSITIKNIAQSLTAETPDLMVVITSNINQKPNIVVALSSSLVKEKQLHAGNIVKKLATIISGGGGGQPNFATAGGKNPDKINQVISEINNNIENYLV
- a CDS encoding T9SS type A sorting domain-containing protein yields the protein MKKTLLFTLAMVFAVVAFSQKNARLDAQKVSRTDAATLIMKSVENQPSTPIIKLNPKSYRAGGELEAIFIGTTQNIWGHLLEDQRSMYYDVTSGTIMSTRRGDHATPGFSSGDNIVYAYSTDAGDTWTDVEAYVNEGKPARYPSGVLFNPSGSTNAEDVYSVVAGPMHSGGNWSDTYFASKTIGGENYNVFSDPSNGQLFRTSMLTTTDGKVRIGNNAATYVSGHIYSSMKLDLYTGTWNAANNAFDWNMSSIDPLPYVHQESPGSYYGSSEFCAAFSKDGQIGYIVTLGQDVRGGAECPATFPIVWMTEDAGASWNVVDFYDLGQLPALYPILRDLGNEPGRVLPVFEEYYNDADSRYFGHEIDAVVDARGNLHLFAMVSSKYSTHPDSLAYSWSYEKHPIFEFEYDKFNNSWGAAFVDTLNTYSVGPKTSTLRSSNPTEDGTGWNHRLQAAVSDDGLKVFCTWTDTDVDFFTQPEFPYFDLNPDLRIWSRDINTGMSTGPINLTHYTAGFGESHFHHLSPIIPNVDGEWQVPVSFINIAENGSIDDLPLPIYYLKGITLTEGDYMYAVNIDNSSPMLSNKVSECYPNPAKNSTNINVNLDRTANVFVSVKAVTGQTVYNNDYGRMNAGNNVITINTNNLAKGMYIVNVTVGGEQHTKKLIVK